In Streptomyces sp. NBC_00448, the following are encoded in one genomic region:
- a CDS encoding phosphoadenylyl-sulfate reductase yields the protein MTTAPHTAQDLERLAEQAGRDLEEASALDVLRWAADTFGRRFCVTSSMEDAVVAHLAARAMPGVDVVFLDTGYHFPETIGTRDAVDAVMDVNVITLTPAQTVAEQDAQYGAKLHDRDPDLCCALRKVAPLEAGLRGYDAWATGLRRDESPTRAGTPVVGWDAKRRKVKIAPIARWTQEDVETYVAQHGVLTNPLLTDGYASVGCAPCTRRVLEGEDARSGRWAGLGKTECGIHL from the coding sequence GTGACCACCGCACCGCACACCGCGCAGGACCTGGAGCGGCTGGCCGAACAGGCCGGCCGCGACCTCGAGGAGGCGTCCGCACTCGACGTGCTGCGCTGGGCCGCCGACACCTTCGGCCGCCGCTTCTGCGTCACCTCCTCGATGGAGGACGCCGTCGTCGCGCACCTCGCCGCGCGCGCCATGCCCGGCGTGGACGTCGTCTTCCTCGACACCGGCTACCACTTCCCGGAGACCATCGGCACCCGGGACGCCGTGGACGCCGTCATGGACGTGAACGTGATCACGCTCACCCCGGCGCAGACCGTCGCCGAGCAGGACGCGCAGTACGGCGCGAAGCTGCACGACCGCGACCCCGACCTGTGCTGCGCGCTGCGCAAGGTCGCCCCCCTGGAGGCGGGCCTGCGCGGCTACGACGCGTGGGCCACCGGGCTGCGCCGCGACGAGTCCCCGACCCGCGCGGGCACCCCGGTGGTCGGTTGGGACGCCAAGCGCCGAAAGGTGAAGATCGCCCCGATCGCCCGGTGGACACAGGAAGACGTGGAAACATACGTCGCTCAGCACGGAGTTCTCACCAACCCGTTGCTGACGGACGGCTACGCCTCGGTGGGCTGCGCCCCCTGCACCCGCCGGGTGCTGGAGGGCGAGGACGCCAGGTCGGGCCGGTGGGCCGGGCTCGGCAAGACCGAGTGCGGCATCCACCTGTGA
- the cysC gene encoding adenylyl-sulfate kinase, translated as MEPTTTESTNQEDRMSGGATVWLTGLPSAGKTTIATALAEQLRSEGRLVEVLDGDEIREFLSAGLGFTREDRHTNVQRIGFVAELLASHGVLVLVPVIAPYSDSREAVRKRHQSRGTDYVEVHIATPVDVCAVRDVKGLYAKQAAGELTGLTGVDDPYEVPQHPDLRIETQGSSVAQSAAAVYAYLGDSGRIASERGRA; from the coding sequence ATCGAGCCGACGACCACCGAGTCGACGAACCAGGAGGACCGGATGAGCGGCGGAGCCACGGTATGGCTCACCGGGCTGCCCAGCGCGGGCAAGACGACCATCGCCACCGCCCTGGCGGAGCAACTGCGCTCCGAGGGCCGGCTGGTCGAGGTGCTGGACGGCGACGAGATCCGCGAATTCCTCTCCGCCGGGCTCGGCTTCACCCGCGAGGACCGGCACACCAATGTGCAGCGGATCGGCTTCGTCGCCGAACTGCTCGCCTCGCACGGCGTGTTGGTGCTGGTCCCGGTGATCGCGCCCTACTCCGACAGCCGCGAGGCGGTCCGCAAGCGGCATCAGAGCCGCGGCACCGACTACGTCGAGGTGCACATCGCCACCCCCGTGGACGTCTGCGCGGTGCGCGACGTCAAGGGGCTGTACGCCAAGCAGGCCGCGGGCGAGCTGACCGGGCTCACCGGGGTCGACGACCCGTACGAGGTACCGCAGCACCCCGATCTGCGCATCGAGACCCAGGGCAGCAGCGTCGCGCAGTCGGCGGCCGCCGTGTACGCGTACCTCGGGGACAGCGGCCGCATCGCGAGCGAAAGAGGTAGGGCATGA
- a CDS encoding ABC transporter permease: MASTDTGAKDTAPLDGNERADDEARAQRSARDLSGLEAGLDALETVSVGRTPVGQVLLKKVLPPLSAVVLVLVVWQLCVWGKVADPTKLPSPHAVWQELADRWNAGDLFSIIWTSVERGLLGFLAALVIGTPLGLLVARVPFVRAAIGPILSGLQSLPSVAWVPAAVIWLGLSDSAMYAVILLGAVPSIANGLVAGIDQVPPLYLRAGRTIGATGLRGAWFILLPASLPGYVAGLKQGWAFSWRSLMAAELIASSPDLGVGLGRYLENMREASDMAGVFLGILLILVVGIAIDLIVFSPLERWVLRSRGLTARAQ; this comes from the coding sequence ATGGCCAGCACTGACACCGGAGCGAAGGACACCGCGCCGCTCGACGGGAACGAGCGGGCGGACGACGAGGCGCGCGCCCAGCGGTCGGCGCGGGACCTGTCCGGCCTGGAGGCCGGCCTGGACGCGCTGGAGACCGTCTCCGTCGGCCGCACCCCGGTCGGGCAGGTGCTGCTGAAGAAGGTGCTGCCGCCGCTCAGCGCGGTCGTGCTGGTGCTGGTGGTGTGGCAGCTGTGCGTGTGGGGCAAGGTCGCCGACCCGACGAAGCTGCCCAGCCCGCACGCGGTGTGGCAGGAGCTGGCGGACCGGTGGAACGCCGGCGACCTGTTCTCGATCATCTGGACCAGCGTGGAGCGCGGTCTGCTCGGCTTCCTCGCCGCGCTGGTGATCGGCACCCCGCTGGGCCTGCTGGTCGCCCGGGTGCCCTTCGTCCGGGCCGCCATCGGGCCGATCCTGTCCGGGCTCCAGTCGCTGCCGTCGGTGGCGTGGGTGCCGGCCGCGGTGATCTGGCTGGGCCTGAGCGACTCGGCGATGTACGCGGTGATCCTGCTCGGCGCGGTCCCCTCGATCGCCAACGGCCTGGTGGCCGGCATCGACCAGGTCCCGCCGCTGTACCTGCGGGCGGGCCGCACCATCGGCGCGACCGGGCTGCGCGGCGCCTGGTTCATCCTGCTGCCCGCGTCCCTGCCGGGCTACGTGGCCGGGCTGAAGCAGGGCTGGGCGTTCTCCTGGCGCTCCCTGATGGCCGCCGAGCTGATCGCCTCCTCGCCCGACCTGGGCGTGGGGCTGGGCCGCTACCTGGAGAACATGCGCGAGGCGTCCGACATGGCCGGCGTCTTCCTCGGCATCCTGCTGATCCTCGTGGTGGGCATAGCGATCGACCTGATCGTCTTCAGCCCGCTGGAGCGCTGGGTGCTGCGCAGCCGCGGCCTGACCGCGAGGGCCCAGTAG
- the cysD gene encoding sulfate adenylyltransferase subunit CysD translates to MTTTVAQSGATASPYALTHLDALESEAVHIFREVAGEFERPVILFSGGKDSIVMLHLALKAFAPAAVPFSLLHVDTGHNFPEVLEYRDRTVAEHTLRLHVAKVQDYIDDGRLRERPDGTRNPLQTVPLTEAIQQHRFDAVFGGGRRDEEKARAKERVFSLRDEFSQWDPRRQRPELWSLYNGRHAPGEHVRVFPLSNWTELDVWQYIAREHIALPQIYFAHRREVFNRAGMWLTAGDWGGPKADEPVQTRLVRYRTVGDMSCTGAVDSDATTLEAVITEIAASRLTERGATRADDKMSEAAMEDRKREGYF, encoded by the coding sequence ATGACGACGACCGTCGCGCAGAGCGGGGCGACCGCCAGTCCGTACGCGCTCACGCACCTGGACGCGCTGGAGTCGGAGGCGGTGCACATCTTCCGCGAGGTCGCGGGCGAGTTCGAGCGGCCGGTGATCCTCTTCTCCGGCGGCAAGGACTCGATCGTGATGCTGCACCTGGCGCTGAAGGCGTTCGCGCCGGCCGCGGTGCCGTTCTCGCTGCTGCACGTCGACACCGGCCACAACTTCCCCGAGGTGCTGGAGTACCGGGACCGTACGGTCGCCGAGCACACGTTGCGGCTGCACGTCGCGAAGGTGCAGGACTACATCGACGACGGGCGGCTGCGCGAGCGCCCGGACGGCACCCGCAACCCGCTGCAGACCGTGCCGCTCACCGAGGCGATCCAGCAGCACCGCTTCGACGCGGTGTTCGGCGGCGGCCGGCGCGACGAGGAGAAGGCGCGCGCCAAGGAGCGGGTCTTCTCGCTGCGCGACGAGTTCTCCCAGTGGGACCCGCGCCGCCAGCGCCCCGAGCTGTGGTCGCTCTACAACGGCCGGCACGCCCCCGGCGAGCACGTGCGGGTCTTCCCGCTCTCCAACTGGACCGAGCTGGACGTGTGGCAGTACATCGCCCGGGAGCACATCGCGCTGCCGCAGATCTACTTCGCGCACCGGCGGGAGGTCTTCAACCGGGCCGGCATGTGGCTGACCGCGGGCGACTGGGGCGGCCCGAAGGCCGACGAGCCGGTGCAGACCCGGCTGGTGCGCTACCGCACCGTCGGCGACATGTCCTGCACCGGCGCGGTCGACTCCGACGCCACCACACTCGAAGCGGTGATCACCGAGATCGCCGCCTCCCGGCTCACCGAGCGGGGCGCCACCCGCGCCGACGACAAGATGTCCGAGGCCGCGATGGAAGACCGCAAGCGCGAGGGGTACTTCTAG
- a CDS encoding aliphatic sulfonate ABC transporter substrate-binding protein, translating into MSALPRISAPRSSRRRRLVAAAAALPILFGALSACGYGSSKSNDDATTAPAAAGGSTSAKKLSTDEVKIGYFPNLTHATALVGLKEGFFQQELGSTKIKQSTFNAGPAEIEALNAGSIDIGWIGPSPSINGYTQSKGSDLKIISGSASGGVKLVVNPKKIKTIADLKGKKIATPQLGNTQDVALLNFIRSKGWKVDAQSGKGDVSVVRTDNSLAPQAYASGSIDGAWVPEPTASKLVDEGAKVLLDESTLWPNKQFVITNVIVSQKFLKAHPDVVEAVLRGSVKTNAWINANPDKAKADANTQIKALTQKSLPASQLDPAWKSIQVLDDPLADTAKAEAEHAVSAGLLKAPKLDGIYDLTLLNKVLKEQGKPTVSAAGLGTQ; encoded by the coding sequence GTGTCTGCCCTGCCCCGCATATCCGCCCCGCGCTCCTCCCGCCGCCGCAGACTCGTCGCCGCGGCCGCCGCACTGCCGATCCTCTTCGGCGCTCTTTCCGCCTGCGGCTACGGCTCCAGCAAGTCGAACGACGACGCCACCACCGCACCGGCCGCCGCCGGCGGCAGCACGAGCGCGAAGAAGCTCTCCACCGACGAGGTGAAGATCGGCTACTTCCCGAACCTCACCCACGCCACCGCCCTGGTCGGCCTGAAAGAGGGCTTCTTCCAGCAGGAGTTGGGCAGCACCAAGATCAAGCAGTCCACCTTCAACGCGGGCCCCGCGGAGATCGAGGCGCTCAACGCCGGCTCGATCGACATCGGCTGGATCGGCCCCTCGCCGTCCATCAACGGCTACACCCAGTCCAAGGGCTCCGACCTGAAGATCATCTCGGGGTCGGCCTCGGGCGGCGTCAAGCTGGTGGTCAACCCGAAGAAGATCAAGACCATCGCGGATCTCAAGGGCAAGAAGATCGCCACCCCGCAGCTGGGCAACACCCAGGACGTGGCGCTGCTGAACTTCATCAGGTCCAAGGGCTGGAAGGTCGACGCGCAGAGCGGCAAGGGCGACGTGTCGGTGGTCCGCACCGACAACTCGCTGGCCCCGCAGGCATACGCGAGCGGCTCCATCGACGGCGCGTGGGTGCCGGAGCCCACCGCGTCGAAGCTGGTGGACGAGGGCGCGAAGGTGCTGCTCGACGAGAGCACGCTGTGGCCGAACAAGCAGTTCGTGATCACCAACGTGATCGTGTCGCAGAAGTTCCTCAAGGCGCACCCCGACGTCGTCGAGGCGGTGCTGCGCGGCTCGGTGAAGACCAACGCGTGGATCAACGCCAACCCCGACAAGGCGAAGGCGGACGCGAACACCCAGATCAAGGCGCTGACCCAGAAGTCGCTGCCGGCCAGCCAGCTCGACCCGGCGTGGAAGTCCATCCAGGTGCTCGACGACCCGCTGGCGGACACCGCCAAGGCCGAGGCGGAGCACGCGGTGTCGGCGGGCCTGCTCAAGGCGCCGAAGCTGGACGGGATCTACGACCTCACGCTGCTCAACAAGGTCCTCAAGGAGCAGGGCAAGCCGACGGTGAGCGCCGCCGGGCTCGGCACGCAGTAG
- a CDS encoding helix-turn-helix domain-containing protein, giving the protein MAHLRIGAVRSAGTGERTSERLLASAREAALAGQAPCTAPRTVIGESWTRMLRLGVDPDIGEPDRILSTDDVEQRRRSTPLADILPSLRDGLVSVANADRHIMVVTDAEGRVLWRDGNLALSKSADRLGFAEGASWAEGSVGTNAIGTALVTRTPLQVHSAEHFVRTLHHWTCAAAPLHDPRDGRLLGVVDISGPATRAHPSTLALVSAVARVAEGELRARHWEAVERLRSVAAPLLTRISGQALAVDRNGWTAAVTGMAGTDRVALPVQVRPGQAWLPALGLCELDPLPGGWLIRVSARERPAAGNRVVLDVSGAQGSEVTVHGPAGSWTQQLSPRHAELLFVLALHPGGRSAAQLAADLFGDPSRTVTVRAEMSRLRRTLAGVLAHRPYRFADGVRVEVLRPVREGELLPHSLAPAVLAERG; this is encoded by the coding sequence ATGGCACACCTTCGGATCGGTGCGGTGCGGTCGGCCGGCACCGGAGAGCGGACCTCGGAGCGCCTGCTGGCGTCGGCACGGGAGGCCGCCCTGGCCGGTCAGGCACCGTGCACGGCACCGCGCACGGTGATCGGCGAGTCGTGGACGCGGATGCTGCGGCTGGGCGTGGACCCCGACATCGGAGAGCCCGACCGCATCCTGAGCACCGACGACGTCGAGCAGCGCCGGCGGTCCACCCCGCTCGCGGACATCCTGCCGAGCCTGCGCGACGGCCTGGTCTCGGTCGCGAACGCGGACCGGCACATCATGGTGGTCACCGACGCCGAGGGCCGGGTGCTGTGGCGCGACGGCAACCTCGCGCTCAGCAAGAGCGCCGACCGGCTGGGCTTCGCCGAGGGCGCGTCCTGGGCCGAGGGCTCGGTGGGCACCAACGCGATCGGCACCGCGCTGGTCACCCGTACCCCGTTGCAGGTGCACTCGGCCGAGCACTTCGTCCGCACCCTGCACCACTGGACCTGCGCGGCCGCGCCGCTGCACGACCCGCGCGACGGCCGGTTGCTGGGCGTGGTGGACATAAGCGGTCCCGCCACCCGGGCCCATCCGAGCACGCTGGCGCTGGTGTCGGCGGTGGCCCGGGTCGCGGAGGGCGAACTGCGGGCGCGGCACTGGGAGGCGGTGGAGCGGCTGCGGTCGGTGGCGGCGCCGCTGCTGACCCGGATCTCCGGGCAGGCGCTGGCCGTGGACCGGAACGGGTGGACGGCGGCGGTGACCGGGATGGCCGGCACGGACCGGGTCGCGCTGCCCGTGCAGGTACGGCCCGGGCAGGCGTGGCTGCCGGCGCTGGGGCTGTGCGAGCTGGACCCGCTGCCGGGCGGCTGGCTGATCCGGGTGAGCGCCCGGGAGCGGCCGGCGGCCGGGAACCGCGTGGTGCTCGATGTGAGCGGGGCGCAGGGCAGCGAGGTGACCGTGCACGGGCCGGCCGGCAGCTGGACGCAGCAGCTCAGCCCGCGCCATGCCGAGCTGCTGTTCGTGCTGGCGCTGCACCCGGGCGGGCGCAGCGCGGCGCAGCTCGCCGCGGACCTCTTCGGCGACCCGAGCCGTACGGTGACCGTCCGCGCGGAGATGTCGCGGCTGCGCCGCACCCTCGCGGGCGTGCTGGCGCACCGGCCGTATCGTTTCGCCGACGGGGTACGCGTGGAGGTGCTGCGGCCGGTCCGCGAGGGGGAACTGCTCCCCCACTCGCTGGCCCCGGCGGTGCTCGCGGAGCGGGGGTGA
- a CDS encoding sirohydrochlorin chelatase: protein MRPPRTDPPALLVIAHGSRDPRHAATVRALTARVATARPGLRVDTAFLDFDAPSVPDAVRRLAADGVSDAVALPLLLTRAFHAKTDIPAVLAGSAAELPGLRLRTAAVLGPSPLLTAALERRLRAAGVRARDRAGTGVVLASAGSTDPEASAVIAAIAREWRRTGWCAVRPAFASASLPRTEDAVRALRAEGVRRIAVAPYVLAPGFLPDRIARGAREAGADVLADVLGPAPEVAELLLRRYDEARLGAPTALPLGRLALA, encoded by the coding sequence GTGCGCCCGCCCCGTACGGACCCGCCCGCGCTGCTGGTGATCGCGCACGGCTCGCGCGACCCGCGGCACGCCGCGACCGTACGGGCGCTGACCGCGCGGGTGGCGACGGCCCGGCCGGGGCTGCGGGTGGACACCGCGTTCCTCGACTTCGACGCGCCGTCGGTGCCGGACGCCGTACGGCGGCTGGCGGCCGACGGCGTGTCCGACGCGGTGGCGCTGCCGCTGCTGCTGACCCGGGCGTTCCACGCCAAGACCGACATCCCGGCGGTGCTTGCCGGGTCGGCGGCCGAACTGCCGGGTCTGCGGCTGCGCACCGCGGCCGTGCTCGGTCCCTCGCCGCTGCTGACCGCCGCCCTGGAGCGGCGGCTGCGGGCGGCCGGGGTGCGGGCCCGTGACCGGGCCGGGACCGGCGTCGTCCTGGCATCGGCCGGCTCCACCGACCCGGAGGCGAGCGCGGTGATCGCAGCAATCGCGCGGGAGTGGCGGCGTACCGGTTGGTGCGCCGTGCGGCCCGCGTTCGCCTCCGCTTCCCTGCCGCGCACCGAGGACGCGGTGCGCGCGCTGCGCGCGGAAGGGGTGCGCCGGATCGCGGTGGCGCCTTACGTGCTCGCGCCCGGGTTCCTGCCGGACCGGATCGCCCGGGGCGCGCGGGAGGCGGGCGCGGACGTGCTCGCCGACGTGCTCGGCCCGGCACCCGAGGTGGCCGAGCTGCTGCTGCGCCGGTACGACGAGGCCCGCCTCGGGGCCCCTACCGCGCTCCCTCTCGGCCGCCTCGCCCTCGCCTGA
- a CDS encoding ABC transporter ATP-binding protein, producing MTTMADTLTGPAAPPAGPAGYAARIDHVSKAFGRPGAQQLVLDDITLDVAPGEFVCLLGASGCGKSTLLNLVAGLDKPSAGAIDAPGGRPALMFQEHALFPWLTAGKNIELALRLRGVPREERRAEAERLLSLVRLGDAYGKRVHELSGGMRQRVALARALAQDSQLLLMDEPFAALDAITRDVLHDELTRIWSETDLSVLFVTHNVREAVRLAQRVVLLSSRPGRINREWTIDIPQPRRIEDAGVADLSIEITEELRGEIRRHGQH from the coding sequence GTGACCACCATGGCCGACACCCTCACCGGCCCCGCGGCACCGCCGGCGGGACCCGCCGGGTACGCCGCGCGCATCGACCATGTTTCGAAGGCGTTCGGCAGGCCCGGCGCCCAGCAGCTCGTGCTGGACGACATCACGCTCGACGTGGCGCCGGGCGAGTTCGTCTGCCTCCTGGGTGCCTCGGGGTGCGGCAAGTCCACCCTGCTGAACCTGGTGGCCGGCCTGGACAAGCCCTCGGCCGGCGCGATCGACGCGCCCGGCGGGCGACCCGCGCTGATGTTCCAGGAGCACGCGCTGTTCCCGTGGCTGACCGCGGGCAAGAACATCGAACTGGCGCTGCGGCTGCGCGGGGTGCCGCGCGAGGAGCGCAGGGCGGAGGCCGAACGGCTGCTGTCCCTGGTCCGGCTCGGCGACGCGTACGGCAAGCGGGTGCACGAGCTGTCCGGCGGGATGCGGCAGCGGGTGGCGCTGGCCCGGGCGCTCGCCCAGGACAGCCAACTGCTGCTGATGGACGAGCCGTTCGCGGCGCTCGACGCGATCACCCGGGACGTGCTGCACGACGAGCTGACCCGGATCTGGTCCGAGACCGACCTGTCGGTGCTGTTCGTGACCCACAACGTGCGCGAGGCGGTCCGGCTCGCCCAGCGGGTCGTGCTGCTGTCCTCCCGGCCCGGCCGGATCAACCGGGAGTGGACCATCGACATCCCGCAGCCGCGCCGTATCGAGGACGCGGGCGTGGCCGACCTGTCCATCGAGATCACCGAAGAACTCCGGGGGGAGATCCGCCGCCATGGCCAGCACTGA
- a CDS encoding nitrite/sulfite reductase — protein MASSPDSPQPPAGSAAPNAAAARRRTGRHRGEGQWAMGHFTPLNANEQSKKDDDGLNVRTRIETIYAHRGFDSIDGSDLRGRMRWWGLYTQRRPGIDGGRTAVLEPEELDDSFFMMRVRIDGGRLTVAQLRVIGEISQEFARGTADLTDRQNIQYHWIRIEDVPEIWRRLEAVGLSTTEACGDVPRVILGSPVAGIAEDEIIDGTPAIDEIHERYIGTKEFSNLPRKFKTAISGSPLLDVVHEINDIAFVGVDHPEHGPGFDLWVGGGLSTNPKLGVRLGAWVPLGEVPDVWAGVIGIFRDYGYRRLRGRARLKFLVADWGAEKFRQVLQDEYLKRPLLDGPGPEQPAQVWRDHIGVHRQKDGRYYVGFAPRVGRVDGAALTKIAELAGAHGSDRLRTTTDQKLIVLDVEEDQVASLTAGLEALDLQVAPSPFRRGTMACTGIEFCKLAIVETKARGASLIDELERRLPDFDEPIAININGCPNSCARIQTADIGLKGQLVTDADGNQVEGYQVHLGGGLGLDPGFGRKVRGLKVTATELPDYVERVLGRFQAGRTDGERFAQWAARASEEELS, from the coding sequence ATGGCTTCCAGCCCCGACTCCCCCCAGCCCCCGGCCGGGAGCGCCGCTCCGAACGCCGCTGCCGCCCGCCGCAGGACCGGACGGCACCGCGGTGAAGGCCAGTGGGCGATGGGCCACTTCACGCCGCTGAACGCCAACGAGCAGTCCAAGAAGGACGACGACGGTCTCAACGTACGGACCCGGATCGAGACGATCTACGCGCACCGCGGCTTCGACTCGATCGACGGTTCCGACCTGCGCGGGCGGATGCGCTGGTGGGGCCTGTACACCCAGCGCAGGCCCGGGATCGACGGCGGCCGCACCGCCGTGCTGGAGCCGGAGGAGCTGGACGACAGCTTCTTCATGATGCGGGTGCGGATCGACGGCGGCCGGCTGACCGTGGCCCAACTGCGGGTGATCGGCGAGATCTCGCAGGAGTTCGCCCGCGGCACCGCCGACCTCACCGACCGGCAGAACATCCAGTACCACTGGATCAGGATCGAGGACGTGCCGGAGATCTGGCGCCGGCTGGAGGCCGTGGGCCTGTCCACCACCGAGGCGTGCGGCGACGTGCCGCGGGTCATCCTCGGCTCCCCCGTCGCGGGTATCGCCGAGGACGAGATCATCGACGGCACCCCCGCGATCGACGAGATCCACGAGCGGTACATCGGCACCAAGGAGTTCTCCAACCTGCCGCGCAAGTTCAAGACCGCGATCTCCGGCTCCCCGCTGCTGGACGTGGTGCACGAGATCAACGACATCGCGTTCGTCGGCGTGGACCACCCCGAGCACGGCCCCGGCTTCGACCTGTGGGTCGGTGGCGGGCTGTCCACCAACCCCAAGCTGGGTGTGCGGCTCGGCGCGTGGGTGCCGCTGGGCGAGGTGCCCGACGTGTGGGCCGGGGTGATCGGCATCTTCCGCGACTACGGCTACCGGCGGCTGCGCGGCCGCGCCCGGCTGAAGTTCCTCGTCGCGGACTGGGGGGCGGAGAAGTTCCGCCAGGTGCTCCAGGACGAGTACCTCAAGCGGCCGCTGCTGGACGGCCCCGGGCCCGAGCAGCCGGCGCAGGTGTGGCGCGACCACATCGGCGTGCACCGGCAGAAGGACGGCCGGTACTACGTCGGCTTCGCGCCGCGGGTCGGCCGGGTCGACGGCGCCGCCCTGACGAAGATCGCCGAACTCGCCGGCGCGCACGGCTCGGACCGGCTGCGCACCACCACCGACCAGAAGCTGATCGTGCTGGACGTCGAGGAGGACCAGGTCGCGTCGCTGACCGCCGGGCTCGAAGCGCTCGACCTCCAGGTCGCGCCCTCGCCCTTCCGGCGCGGCACCATGGCCTGCACCGGCATCGAGTTCTGCAAGCTGGCGATCGTGGAGACGAAGGCGCGCGGCGCCTCGCTGATCGACGAACTCGAGCGGCGGCTGCCGGACTTCGACGAACCGATCGCGATCAACATCAACGGCTGCCCCAACTCCTGCGCCCGTATCCAGACCGCGGACATCGGGCTCAAGGGCCAGCTCGTCACCGACGCCGACGGCAACCAGGTCGAGGGCTACCAGGTGCACCTCGGCGGCGGCCTCGGCCTCGACCCGGGCTTCGGCCGCAAGGTCCGCGGCCTGAAGGTCACCGCCACCGAACTGCCCGACTACGTCGAGCGCGTGCTGGGCCGCTTCCAGGCCGGGCGCACCGACGGCGAGCGCTTCGCCCAGTGGGCGGCCAGAGCGTCGGAGGAGGAGCTGTCGTGA
- a CDS encoding sulfate adenylyltransferase subunit 1 — MTGTTSPITAEQLSATTLLRFATAGSVDDGKSTLVGRLLHDSKSVLTDQLEAVQRASLVRGQQAPDLALLTDGLRAEREQGITIDVAYRYFATARRRFILADTPGHVQYTRNMVTGASTAELAVVLVDARNGVVEQTRRHAAVAALLRVPHVVLAVNKMDLVDYAEPVFAAIAEEFTAYAASLGVPDVAAIPISALTGDNVVEPSANMDWYGGPTVLEHLETVRVGHDLTGCPPRFPVQYVIRPQTAEHPDYRGYAGQIASGLLRVGDPVTVLPSGRTTTIAGIDALGTAVDTAWAPQSVTVLLTDDVDVSRGDLIAPTAHAPAVTQDITATACHLHERPLRVGERVLLKHATRTVKAIVKELPYRIDLSHGLAHEENPAALEVNDIGAVVLRTAEPLPVDAYAESRLTGSFLLIDPADGATLTAGMAGEPFAARPQAPAADDDGWDF, encoded by the coding sequence ATGACCGGCACCACGAGCCCGATCACCGCCGAGCAGCTGTCGGCCACCACCCTGCTGCGCTTCGCCACCGCCGGCTCCGTCGACGACGGCAAGTCCACCCTGGTCGGGCGGCTGCTGCACGACTCCAAGTCGGTGCTCACCGACCAGTTGGAGGCAGTGCAGCGGGCGTCCCTGGTGCGCGGCCAGCAGGCCCCCGACCTGGCGCTGCTCACCGACGGACTGCGCGCCGAGCGCGAGCAGGGCATCACCATCGACGTCGCCTACCGCTACTTCGCCACCGCCCGGCGGCGGTTCATCCTCGCCGACACCCCCGGGCACGTGCAGTACACCCGCAACATGGTCACCGGCGCGTCCACCGCCGAACTGGCCGTGGTGCTGGTGGACGCCCGCAACGGCGTGGTCGAGCAGACCCGCCGGCACGCCGCGGTCGCCGCGCTGCTGCGGGTGCCGCACGTGGTGCTGGCGGTCAACAAGATGGACCTGGTCGACTACGCCGAGCCGGTGTTCGCCGCGATCGCCGAGGAGTTCACCGCGTACGCGGCCTCGCTCGGCGTGCCGGACGTCGCCGCCATCCCGATCTCCGCGCTCACCGGGGACAACGTGGTGGAGCCGTCGGCGAACATGGACTGGTACGGCGGCCCGACGGTGCTGGAGCACCTGGAGACCGTCCGGGTCGGCCACGACCTGACCGGCTGCCCGCCGCGCTTCCCGGTGCAGTACGTGATCCGGCCGCAGACCGCCGAGCACCCCGACTACCGCGGCTACGCCGGGCAGATCGCCTCCGGGCTGCTGCGGGTCGGCGACCCGGTGACGGTGCTGCCCTCGGGCCGTACCACCACGATCGCCGGGATCGACGCGCTCGGCACCGCGGTGGACACCGCGTGGGCCCCGCAGTCGGTGACCGTGCTGCTCACCGACGACGTGGACGTCTCCCGCGGCGATCTGATCGCGCCGACCGCCCACGCGCCGGCCGTCACCCAGGACATCACCGCCACCGCGTGCCACCTGCACGAGCGGCCGCTGCGGGTCGGCGAACGGGTGCTGCTCAAGCACGCCACCCGCACGGTGAAGGCGATCGTGAAGGAACTGCCGTACCGGATCGACCTGTCGCACGGCCTCGCCCACGAGGAGAACCCGGCGGCGCTGGAGGTCAACGACATCGGCGCGGTGGTGCTGCGCACCGCGGAGCCGCTGCCGGTGGACGCCTACGCCGAGTCGCGGCTGACCGGGTCGTTCCTGCTCATCGACCCCGCCGACGGCGCCACGCTGACGGCCGGCATGGCGGGCGAGCCGTTCGCCGCCCGCCCCCAGGCCCCGGCCGCCGACGACGACGGATGGGACTTCTGA
- a CDS encoding putative leader peptide — protein sequence MSRTGIALVGRPHVDFCRVSSAICPAG from the coding sequence ATGTCACGCACTGGAATCGCCTTGGTAGGTCGGCCGCACGTCGACTTCTGCCGCGTGTCCAGCGCCATCTGTCCGGCGGGCTGA